From a single Capsicum annuum cultivar UCD-10X-F1 chromosome 12, UCD10Xv1.1, whole genome shotgun sequence genomic region:
- the LOC107851405 gene encoding restin homolog: protein MMIRDKIFKLHRHKSSSSFSEKSGQPFEFSFYNLQARQVPKGWDKLSVSLISMETGKTVSKSGKASVRNGNCKWTETWSQSMWITPDNISNKQEQCPLKFIVTMGSSRSSILGEASINPARYKDAKAFTPVSLPLRKCNHGTVLQLEIKCLTAIRDNESKGTPYYAEEDNMEYNNMEIKPEEASLPRLSSYHSFASTEDSLGRESFSSQSDSNRPGNLIIGRQESIDSRSSASCGSYSFSESPKSYNSPYTLMTSGSGKNAQNRKDDFKQLSYDNTASVPHAASSRNTLQAKHSKELIAEAMMWEQNAQSLKIDLEMLSKEFADQAQQIENLKTKLCSLNTEREGLTQEIKNLEVLLQESLEKEKATESLMLQVKDMDSVERILKEELRIQKESNDDVSFQLSKTQESNIQLVSILQEMEETVEKQKLEIKNLEDKILQLPESHINLENTTLHLEKIIGEKTHEIELERGRGTQALLDCEEKWKNRSREQEEEIVYLKAELSRLSSEETEAASDCDLINENETLKEKLQELERDWKELTEENLQLLYKLKSSSSSVDSQLRQQSPSSSEFEEHKGELFSSPLQDDEGKKKIIAETAASESNQMEFHSKVKDNASRLNDEINSSCFEMQEQDQTIQIAATPSECQQEENCHAGFTHKNVPAMFQSSESGQIEDIYTLLDTLCHTTKDEQANAVLKKFQLLRYRLALFLDGSEHIEDEPETTVKDACEVQDKEKDDLPKEDTSCSCCQRLEDLNKVLEGKVQKLSSDNLAKNSEILELKTECLKKDAEIEAISHHRSDLRTQISDLKMSKCKMEERMEKMQQELSAASKSLDTSTKDLTFLDQCICGGVSKMTFEMKSLELESAKYELELNLDELEKENADLSERVSGLEAQLRHLTDAMELDRLELQQSGNRIVTLQDKIRELEHEKESRKRDMKEKLMEMQKRWLDAQEECEYLKKVNPKLQATTESLMEECRLLQNLNAELRQQKLKLYTSHNILEAELRKSQYSFSTCLKRIESLEANFSSVLEDIESKEKILKFKLDDLHLQTKDHREKLLVEECTLHEMSPENTVKVEKLQEQAQSLMVQMSDLMTELGTSKAKEGTLEANCDKLLRTMEHLVSNEAKLKCTINELEPKLLSSERQMLQMTEENSILTIQLHTLPLLQEEVLDLKRALSTMKFESERLQVTLQLKYEDCEELKEEKASLLKEISCMHNVVAEAEECKYKKIALEEKVLRLEGDLTAKEVMCEKVSELKNELCQLRRANSQFLWKIKSLQCEKENCLKQVKSLEEQLSKTRSDNEREDDDITPTLEELKLSEVEKGNFGEHQHEIITQSPQSEKHLKLEKIQGNSQQDGNKESNYSRDLQETLAKSVAVIQFPGDTVAQTLENNCIHESHLISLSSKERDDNIHKISQLESELQEIRDRYLNMSLKYAQVEDQREQLIMTLKAIHEHKTTSSFWSAGD from the exons atgatGATCAGAGATAAGATATTCAAATTGCACAGGCACaaatcatcttcttctttctctgAGAAATCTGGACAACCATTTGAATTCTCCTTCTATAACCTTCAAGCTCGTCAG GTACCGAAAGGATGGGACAAACTTTCCGTCTCTCTTATCTCTATGGAAACAGGGAAAACAGTCAGCAAATCAGGGAAAGCCTCAGTACGAAATGGTAATTGCAAATGGACAGAGACATGGTCGCAGTCCATGTGGATTACTCCGGATAATATCTCAAACAAACAAGAGCAATGCCCTCTCAAGTTTATTGTAACAATG GGATCTTCACGATCTAGCATTCTCGGAGAGGCTTCAATAAATCCTGCTCGCTACAAGGATGCAAAGGCTTTCACTCCAGTTTCCTTACCTTTGAGAAAGTGTAACCATGGCACAGTACTACAA CTGGAGATCAAGTGTCTGACAGCAATCAG GGACAATGAATCCAAAGGCACGCCCTACTATGCTGAAGAAGATAACATGGAATACAATAACATGGAGATCAAACCAGAG GAAGCAAGTCTCCCCCGGCTGAGTTCGTATCATAGCTTTGCCTCTACGGAGGATTCATTGGGCAGAGAAAGTTTTTCCTCCCAAAGTGACTCAAACAGGCCGGGTAACCTCATAATTGGTAGGCAAGAGTCAATTGATTCCAGGAGTAGTGCATCTTGTGGTTCTTACTCTTTTTCTGAATCACCCAAATCGTACAACTCTCCGTATACTTTAATGACCTCGGGATCAGGAAAGAATGCTCAAAATCgaaaagatgatttcaaacagCTCTCATATGACAACACCGCATCAGTTCCACATGCCGCTTCCTCTAGAAACACCTTACAAGCCAAACATAGTAAAGAACTAATTGCAGAGGCCATGATGTGGGAACAAAATGCTCAAAGCTTAAAGATTGACTTGGAAATGTTAAGCAAAGAGTTTGCTGACCAGGCACAGCAGATAGAGAACCTCAAGACGAAGCTTTGTTCATTGAACACAGAACGCGAGGGATTGACGCAAGAAATCAAAAACCTTGAGGTTCTTTTACAAGAATCCTTGGAGAAGGAAAAAGCAACTGAGAGTTTAATGCTCCAAGTCAAAGATATGGATAGTGTCGAAAGGATTTTAAAAGAGGAGCTAAGGATTCAAAAAGAATCAAATGACGATGTGTCTTTCCAGCTAAgtaaaactcaagaatcaaataTTCAACTAGTCTCTATTCTGCAGGAGATGGAAGAAACTGTTGAAAAGCAGAAATTGGAGATTAAGAACCTAGAGGACAAGATTCTACAGTTGCCGGAATCACACATAAATCTGGAAAACACCACTCTCCATTTGGAGAAAATCATCGGGGAGAAAACTCATGAGATTGAACTTGAACGAGGACGCGGAACTCAGGCTCTTCTAGATtgtgaagaaaaatggaaaaatagaTCAAGAGAACAAGAAGAGGAAATTGTTTATTTGAAGGCAGAGTTGTCCAGACTTTCAAGTGAAGAGACCGAAGCTGCATCTGACTGTGATCTGATCAATGAAAATGAGACTCTCAAGGAAAAACTTCAGGAACTTGAGAGAGATTGGAAGGAGCTGACAGAAGAAAATCTTCAACTTCTGTACAAACTGAAATCAAGTTCATCTTCCGTCGACAGTCAACTACGTCAACAATCACCTAGTAGTTCTGAATTTGAAGAACACAAAGGTGAGCTCTTTTCGTCACCACTTCAAGATGATGAGgggaagaagaaaataattgcTGAGACGGCTGCCTCTGAAAGTAACCAGATGGAGTTTCACTCAAAAGTTAAGGATAATGCTTCAAGGCTTAATGATGAAATCAACTCATCTTGCTTCGAAATGCAAGAACAAGATCAGACAATTCAGATTGCTGCAACACCATCAGAATGTCAACAGGAAGAAAATTGTCACGCAGGTTTCACTCATAAAAATGTACCTGCCATGTTTCAGAGTTCTGAGTCAGGACAAATTGAAGATATCTATACCTTACTCGACACATTAT GTCATACCACTAAAGACGAGCAAGCTAATGCAGTGTTGAAAAAGTTCCAGTTATTGAGGTACAGATTGGCTCTATTTCTTGATGGTAGTGAACATATTGAGGATGAACCCGAAACAACAGTAAAGGATGCATGTGAAGTTCAAGATAAAGAAAAGGATGACCTTCCAAAGGAGGATACTTCTTGTTCTTGCTGTCAAAGGCTTGAGGACTTAAATAAGGTGCTAGAGGGCAAGGTTCAAAAATTAAGCAGTGATAATTTGGCTAAGAACTCGGAGATATTGGAGCTGAAGACAGAATGTTTGAAAAAGGATGCAGAGATTGAAGCGATAAGTCATCACCGGTCTGATTTGAGAACTCAAATCTCAGATCTCAAGATGAGTAAATGTAAGATGGAGGAGAGAATGGAAAAAATGCAACAAGAACTTAGTGCCGCCTCTAAATCTTTAGACACTTCCACAAAGGATTTGACGTTTCTTGATCAATGTATTTGTGGAGGTGTCTCTAAAATGACGTTTGAAATGAAATCATTAGAGCTAGAGAGTGCTAAGTATGAGTTAGAGCTTAATTTGGacgaattagaaaaagaaaatgcaGATCTGTCTGAACGAGTGTCTGGGTTGGAAGCTCAACTAAGACATTTGACCGATGCAATGGAACTCGATCGTTTGGAACTACAGCAATCAGGCAATCGTATTGTGACCCTTCAGGATAAGATCAGAGAATTAGAACATGAAAAGGAGTCACGAAAGCGCGATATGAAAGAAAAGTTGATGGAGATGCAAAAGCGATGGTTAGATGCTCAAGAAGAGTGTGAGTATCTGAAGAAAGTAAATCCAAAGCTCCAAGCGACAACAGAAAGTCTTATGGAAGAGTGTCGTTTGCTTCAAAACTTGAATGCAGAACTAAGGCAACAAAAGTTAAAATTATATACAAGCCATAACATTTTGGAAGCAGAATTGAGGAAATCTCAATATTCTTTCTCCACCTGTTTGAAAAGGATAGAGTCGTTAGAAGCCAACTTTTCTTCAGTTCTGGAAGACATTGAATCAAAAGAGAAGATCCTTAAGTTCAAACTTGACGATCTCCATCTACAGACTAAAGATCACAGAGAGAAACTTCTTGTAGAAGAGTGCACGCTCCATGAAATGTCTCCGGAGAACACAGTCAAAGTCGAAAAGCTGCAAGAACAGGCACAATCCCTCATGGTACAGATGTCAGATCTTATGACTGAACTTGGTACTTCCAAAGCCAAGGAGGGAACTTTGGAAGCTAATTGTGACAAGCTACTGAGAACAATGGAACATCTTGTATCCAATGAAGCAAAGCTTAAGTGCACGATTAATGAGCTCGAGCCAAAACTACTGTCTTCTGAACGTCAAATGCTGCAAATGACTGAAGAAAATTCAATTCTAACAATTCAGCTGCACACATTACCATTACTTCAGGAGGAGGTTTTGGATCTTAAAAGAGCACTATCTACGATGAAGTTTGAAAGCGAGAGATTACAAGTTACACTGCAGTTGAAATATGAAGATTGTGAAGAGTTGAAGGAAGAAAAGGCGTCACTACTTAAGGAAATATCTTGCATGCACAACGTAGTGGCTGAAGCCGAAGAATGCAAATACAAGAAAATTGCACTAGAGGAGAAAGTTCTGAGGCTGGAAGGAGACTTAACTGCAAAGGAAGTAATGTGTGAAAAGGTTTCCGAGCTGAAAAATGAGCTTTGCCAGCTTAGAAGAGCAAATAGCCAGTTTCTGTGGAAAATAAAATCCCTTCAATGCGAGAAAGAGAACTGCTTGAAGCAAGTCAAATCCCTCGAGGAACAATTGTCAAAAACACGATCAGACAACGAAAGAGAGGACGATGATATCACTCCTACTCTAGAGGAGCTGAAGCTTTCAGAG GTCGAGAAAGGGAACTTCGGCGAGCATCAGCATGAGATAATTACTCAATCTCCTCAATCAGAGAAACACTTGAAACTTGAGAAAATTCAAGGCAACTCTCAACAG GATGGCAACAAAGAAAGCAACTACAGCCGAGATCTTCAAGAGACTCTTGCCAAAAGTGTAGCAGTAATCCAATTTCCGGGCGACACAGTAGCTCAGACTTTAGAGAACAATTGTATTCATGAATCCCATTTAATTAG TTTGTCATCCAAAGAAAGAGACGACAATATACACAAGATATCTCAGCTTGAATCCGAGCTACAAGAAATTCGTGACAGGTACCTGAACATGAGTCTGAAATATGCACAAGTGGAGGATCAGCGCGAGCAACTCATTATGACTCTGAAAGCCATACATGAGCACAAGACAACTTCCTCTTTCTGGTCAGCTGGTGACTGA